The DNA window CGAACTACCAAACTTGCAACTGCCAAATTCACTTGAAGTTTACGAGCCAGAGCATAATGAAAATGTAAAAACAAATCTCAACGGAATGTATGGATCTATTTCAGATAATTACACCATTGTTCCACAATATAAAGGCAAATATCCTATCCCAAGTGTCGAATTCTCTTATTTTGATCCTAGTACAGAAAGTTATAAAACAGTATCGTCAGGAGAAATTGTAATTAATGTACTCGAAGGTCCTGTAAATACTACAAATTCAGATAATAATATCGCTTCTGTTGATAATGGTAAGCAAAATGTAGTATCAACAGGTGATCAATTTGCATTTGTGAAAACAGATGCTAATTTAAAGCCTATAAATTCTAGTTATTTCTTTAAGAGTTCAACATTTTGGACCTCATTGTTATTGCCGTTTTTGGCAATTCCATTAGCATTGGTATATCGCAAGAAGAAAGAAGAACGCAATGCAGATGTTTTTGGTAATAGAATTAGAAAAGCAGATAAATTAGCAAAACGTTATTTAAGTGAAGCCAAAAAAGTTTTAGGTCAAAAAGAAGCATTTTATATCGCGCTAGAAAAAGCATTACACAATTATCTTAAGGCTAAATTACATATTGAAACTACTGATTTTAGTAAAGAAAAAATAGAAATACTATTAACTGAACGACAAGTTAATAGAGAATCAATTCAAGAATTTATAAATATTCTTGAGCATTGTGAACTGGCTAGATATACACCAATTACTAATGTTGAAATGCAGAAGGATTATGAGAATGCCGCAAAAACCATTTCAATAATTGATAAAGAACTGAGGTAGTTAAAACATTAATGAAACAATTAATTTACATATTAACGTTTTTTGGAAGCATACTTACATTTGCTCAAAACAATCAACTTTTTGAAGCTGCAAATACGCTATACAACGATGCGAATTATACTGAAGCTCTAGAGAAATATAAAACGGTCTTAGACTCAGGTGAACATTCTGCAGAATTGTATTTCAATATGGCAAATGCACATTATAAACTTAACCATATTGCACCTAGTATTTATTACTATGAAAAAGCATTGTTATTAAAGCCTCATGACAAAGACATCAAAAACAATATTGCTTTCGCAAGAAATATGACTGTAGATGCTATAGATTTTGTGCCAGAGGTTGGTATTTCTAAGCTTATAAGGAATGTTACTAACATGTTGAGTTTTGATGCATGGGCAAAAACAGCTGTAGTTTTGGTTATGCTTTTCGTGATGTTATTTATCGCTTATTCTTTTACGGATTCAACATCAAAAAAACGATTTACTTTTTTAACGAGTAATCTATCGTTGTTACTTGCTATAATGTCTTTATCTTTTGCTTTTCATAAGTATAAATTGGTTAACAATAATCAGCCAGCAATTGTTTTTGCTCAAGAAACTAAAATCAAAACCGAACCAAACTTGAGAAGTGCTGAAGCTTTTGTGCTTCATGAAGGAACAAAAGTACAAGTATTAGATACGGTTAGTAATTGGAAAAAAATTAAGCTTTCCGATGGTAAAACAGGTTGGATCGCTAAAGATGATATTAAAACATTGAAGAATTTTTAAAAATTCCTTAACACTTCTATAATCTTGTTAGCTTATATTTGCACTTCAATTTTATTTTTATGCAAAGAAAAACCATTGCAATTTTATTTTCTATTTTATTTGTGGCCTTAATTACTGCGCCATCAATAATCATTGCTATGGATGATTCTTTTGATGTTTCTATATTTTACAGTATTACTGAAGAAGAAGAAAAAGAAAGTTTAAAAATATTCCCAACGAAAGAACATAGTGAGGCAGAGAGTTTGTTTGCTTCTAATTCTAATGATAATTTAGGTTATTTCTTTAAGAATTACTTAAATCCGCATTTTAATATCATTTCTCCACCACCCGATTTTATTTAATATTTTATTCGTTCGACATGTATTGTCCCCAAAAAAATATTAAAAATCAACTATTGAAACCCATTCAATAGTATAAAATCATTTTATAAATGTTTAAAACATTAAAAAACGACTTGCCTGCAAGTGTCGTTGTATTTTTTGTAGCATTACCTTTATGTTTAGGTATTGCATTAGCCAGTGGAGCACCTCTTTTTTCTGGTTTAATTGCTGGAATTATAGGAGGAATTGTTGTTGGAGCCTTAAGTGGTTCTAAAATTGGAGTTAGTGGACCTGCAGCTGGTTTAGCAGCTATTGTATTAACAGCAATTGGTACGTTAGGAGGTTATGAAAATTTTTTAGTTGCTGTTGTTTTAGGAGGTGTTATTCAATTACTTTTTGGCATTTTAAAAGCTGGAATTATTGGATATTATTTTCCCTCTTCTGTTATTAAAGGCATGCTTACTGGTATTGGAATTATTATTATTTTAAAGCAAATTCCTCACTTTTTTGGCTATGATGCAGAACCAGAAGGAGCCGATAGTTTTATGGAGATGTCTGGTGAAAATACATTTTCTGCAATTTGGAATATTTTTGATAACCTTATTTTAGGTTCGATGGTTATCGGCTTTATAGCATTAGGTATTTTATTATTATGGAGCAATGTATTAGTTAAAAAAGGAAAGTTTTTTGAAATTATTCAAGGGCCTCTAGTTGCTGTTGTCATAGGAATCATTTTTTTCTTAGTAACTCAATCTAGTGAGACATTATCTATTGCAGATTCGCACTTAGTGAGTGTTCCAGTTCCAGATAGTTTTGATTCATTTATTGGTCAATTTAGTTTTCCTAATTTTTCAGCGATTACAAATCCTGATGTTTGGGTAATTGCTTTCACTATTGCTTTGGTGGCAAGTTTAGAAACTTTATTATGCGTTGAGGCAACAGATAAATTGGATCCAGATAAAAATGTAACACCAACAAATAGAGAATTATTAGCTCAAGGAACAGGTAATATATTATCTGGTTTAGTTGGAGGCCTTCCAATAACTCAAGTAATTGTTAGAAGTTCTGCTAATATTCAATCAGGAGGGAAAAGTAAAACATCAGCAATTATTCATGGATTTTTATTATTGATTTCTGTGATATTAATTCCTACGCTACTCAATAAAATTCCTTTATCTGTCTTGGCTGCAATTTTATTGATTGTAGGTTATAAACTAGCAAAACCAGCATTGTTTATGAAGATGTATAAATTAGGATGGAAACAATCTGTGCCGTTTTTTGTAACAGTTTTCGGAATTGTATTTACAGATTTATTGGTTGGTATTGGCTTAGGATTAATGGTAGGTATTGTAGTGATATTGTTAAAGAGCTACCAAAACTCTCACTTTCTTCATATTGAAGATAATAGTAACGGAAAACATAAAATTAAAATGGAGCTTGCTGAAGAAGTAACTTTCTTTAATAAAGGTGCCATTTTAAAGGAGCTAGATAGTTTGCCAAGAGACACCTATTTAGAATTTGATGTTAGAAAAACACGATATCTAGATTATGATATTGTTGAAATTCTCGATGATTTTGCCTTTAAAGCGAAGGAGAGAAATATTGATATCCAATTAATTTCAAAACGCGGAGTAGTTGAAAACCCACCAAGTTTTATTGAATTCTTTCAATTAAGACCTAAATCTAGTATTAGTTTAAGCTAACAGTTAATAATAAAACAAATAAAAATAATAATATATGAAAGCACATACAAAAGAAACACAGGCAACAATGACACCTCAAAAGTCATTACAATATTTAAAAGAAGGAAACCAAAGATTTCAAAAGAACTTAAAAGCCAATCGTAATCTTTTAGAACAAGTAAACGATACTAGTGATGGACAATTTCCATTTGCAACTATTTTAAGCTGTATAGATTCTAGAGTGTCTGCTGAGTTGGTATTTGACCAAGGATTAGGCGATATTTTTAGTGTGCGAGTTGCAGGTAATATTGTAAATGAAGACATTTTAGGTAGTATGGAATTTGCATGCAAATTAGCAGGCACAGAACTGATTGTTGTTTTAGGACACACAAGTTGTGGTGCAGTAAAGGGCGCATGTGACCATGCAGAAATGGGTAATCTAACTAAGTTAGTTCAAAAAATAACACCAGCAGTAAACGCCGTTACAGAACCCAAAGATGAAAGTTTAAGAAGCTCTAAAAATCTAGATTTTGTAGATAATGTATCACACATGAATGTACAATTAATGATAGATAGAATTCATGCAGAAAGTCCAATACTTACAGAAATGGAAAAAAATAATGAGATTAAAATTATTGGAGCCATGTATAATGTGAATTCAGGAGCAGTGACATTTTATGAATAAAAATAGATCTAAAAATATAATGAAGAAGAGAATAAGTATGGTAGCTCTAACATTTTTGTTAGTGCTGCCTAACTTTATAAATGCGCAAGACAGTAATCTAGGTAATTGGCTTATTTACATTGGAAATAAACAACTCAACGAAAAATGGAATGTCCATAATGAAGTTCAGTATAGAAATTATGATGCTGTTGGTGATTTAGAACAATTATTGTTGCGAACAGGTTTAGGGTATAATTTAACTAAAAACAACAATAACATCCTTTTGGGATATGGTTATATTTTATCTGAAAATTATATCGATAATTCTGATGAGAAAATATCAATTAATGAACATCGTATTTTTCAACAGTTTACAACAAAACAGAAAGTAGGTAAGGTAGGTTTGAGTCATCGTTATCGATTTGAACAGCGTTTTGTTGAAGACGATTTTAAAATGCGATTCAGGTATTTTTTAGGCATTAAGATTCCGCTACAATATAAAGAAGAAGGTAAGAATCCACTATATGCTTCACTATATAATGAGATATTTTTAAATACAGAGTCGTCGGTTTTTGACAGAAATAGAGTTTTTGGTGGTTTAGGATATAAATTTTCTGATGCTTTACGATTAGAATTGGGTTATATGAACCAATTTTTTGAAAACTCTGGAAGAGACCAAATTAATGTAATTGCATTTGTAAATTTCTAACAAACTAAGTGGTGGAACTTTTATTTAATTAAAAATTTGAATAACTTAACAAAAACATAAACTATGAAGAACTTATTTTCTAATATTAAAGGAGATGCCTTTGGAGGCATAACAGCAGGAATTGTGGCATTGCCTCTAGCATTAGCTTTTGGAGTTTCTTCTGGACTAGGACCAGAAGCAGGTCTTTATGGTGCTATTTTTATTAGTTTTTTTGCAGCACTTTTTGGAGGAACTGCCACACAAATTTCTGGGCCAACCGCACCAATGACTGCTGTGAGTATGGTTATTATTGCAGGAATAGTTGCTGCAAATGATGGAAGTGTAGAGAAAGCATTACCAGCAATTTTAACGGTTTTCTTGCTTGCAGGATTGATTCAAATTGGCTTAGGATTAATAGGTGTAGGAAAATATATAAGATACATTCCTTATCCCGTTGTTTCTGGTTTTATGACCGCAATTGGAGTCATCATTCTCTTAACACAAATATTACCATCAATTGGGTATTATCCTAAAGAAGATGTAGCTTTTGTGGAACAATTTAAACCGCAAGCAGAGGAAGTTATTCTTGAAAACATACTAAAAGAAGAAGCTGGAGAAGGTATTTTAGTACTTGAAAACTTTAAAGAAACCATAGATCGTGCTCACCAAATTACTCCAGAGCAAATTTTAACAGAATCACAAACTTTAGCAGCAAAAGAAGCTTCTGGTACAGTTGGTGCAATAAAAGTATTGCCTAGAGCTTTAAAGAATATTAATTGGTTAGAACTTATTTTAGCACTAGGAACAATTTTGATAATTTATGGTTTTAAACGCATTACGAAAGCAGTTCCAAGTACATTGGTTGCTTTAATAGTAATGTCTGGTATTGCTTATGGTTTTAATTTAGGATATCGACCAATTTCAGAGATTCCTGGTGGTATTCCAATTCCTAAGTTAGAAATGTTTACTAGCTTTAGTTTAGGAAGTATCACACCCTACATATTCACTGCCCTTACTTTAGCACTATTGGGAGCTATAGATTCCCTTTTAACTAGTGTCGTTGCAGATAATATGACGAAGACCAAACACAAGCCTAATAAAGAGTTAATTGGTCAAGGTATAGGTAATAGTATTGCTTCAGTTTTTGGTGGTATTCCTGGAGCTGGAGCAACCATTAGAACTGTTGTAAATATTAATGCAGGTGGAAAAACTAGGTTGTCAGGTATGATTGCAGGTATCATGTTATTATTAATAATGCTAGCATTAAGTGATGTTGCATCAAAAATTCCGGCTGCAGTTTTAGCAGGTATATTAGTAACAGTTGGTATTGGTGTAATGGATTATAAAGGGCTAAAAGCGATACCTAGTTTACCAAGAGATATTAAATTCGGACCTTTAAAGTTAAGC is part of the Psychroserpens ponticola genome and encodes:
- a CDS encoding SH3 domain-containing protein, whose amino-acid sequence is MKQLIYILTFFGSILTFAQNNQLFEAANTLYNDANYTEALEKYKTVLDSGEHSAELYFNMANAHYKLNHIAPSIYYYEKALLLKPHDKDIKNNIAFARNMTVDAIDFVPEVGISKLIRNVTNMLSFDAWAKTAVVLVMLFVMLFIAYSFTDSTSKKRFTFLTSNLSLLLAIMSLSFAFHKYKLVNNNQPAIVFAQETKIKTEPNLRSAEAFVLHEGTKVQVLDTVSNWKKIKLSDGKTGWIAKDDIKTLKNF
- a CDS encoding SulP family inorganic anion transporter, whose product is MFKTLKNDLPASVVVFFVALPLCLGIALASGAPLFSGLIAGIIGGIVVGALSGSKIGVSGPAAGLAAIVLTAIGTLGGYENFLVAVVLGGVIQLLFGILKAGIIGYYFPSSVIKGMLTGIGIIIILKQIPHFFGYDAEPEGADSFMEMSGENTFSAIWNIFDNLILGSMVIGFIALGILLLWSNVLVKKGKFFEIIQGPLVAVVIGIIFFLVTQSSETLSIADSHLVSVPVPDSFDSFIGQFSFPNFSAITNPDVWVIAFTIALVASLETLLCVEATDKLDPDKNVTPTNRELLAQGTGNILSGLVGGLPITQVIVRSSANIQSGGKSKTSAIIHGFLLLISVILIPTLLNKIPLSVLAAILLIVGYKLAKPALFMKMYKLGWKQSVPFFVTVFGIVFTDLLVGIGLGLMVGIVVILLKSYQNSHFLHIEDNSNGKHKIKMELAEEVTFFNKGAILKELDSLPRDTYLEFDVRKTRYLDYDIVEILDDFAFKAKERNIDIQLISKRGVVENPPSFIEFFQLRPKSSISLS
- a CDS encoding carbonic anhydrase family protein, translated to MKAHTKETQATMTPQKSLQYLKEGNQRFQKNLKANRNLLEQVNDTSDGQFPFATILSCIDSRVSAELVFDQGLGDIFSVRVAGNIVNEDILGSMEFACKLAGTELIVVLGHTSCGAVKGACDHAEMGNLTKLVQKITPAVNAVTEPKDESLRSSKNLDFVDNVSHMNVQLMIDRIHAESPILTEMEKNNEIKIIGAMYNVNSGAVTFYE
- a CDS encoding DUF2490 domain-containing protein translates to MKKRISMVALTFLLVLPNFINAQDSNLGNWLIYIGNKQLNEKWNVHNEVQYRNYDAVGDLEQLLLRTGLGYNLTKNNNNILLGYGYILSENYIDNSDEKISINEHRIFQQFTTKQKVGKVGLSHRYRFEQRFVEDDFKMRFRYFLGIKIPLQYKEEGKNPLYASLYNEIFLNTESSVFDRNRVFGGLGYKFSDALRLELGYMNQFFENSGRDQINVIAFVNF
- a CDS encoding SulP family inorganic anion transporter translates to MKNLFSNIKGDAFGGITAGIVALPLALAFGVSSGLGPEAGLYGAIFISFFAALFGGTATQISGPTAPMTAVSMVIIAGIVAANDGSVEKALPAILTVFLLAGLIQIGLGLIGVGKYIRYIPYPVVSGFMTAIGVIILLTQILPSIGYYPKEDVAFVEQFKPQAEEVILENILKEEAGEGILVLENFKETIDRAHQITPEQILTESQTLAAKEASGTVGAIKVLPRALKNINWLELILALGTILIIYGFKRITKAVPSTLVALIVMSGIAYGFNLGYRPISEIPGGIPIPKLEMFTSFSLGSITPYIFTALTLALLGAIDSLLTSVVADNMTKTKHKPNKELIGQGIGNSIASVFGGIPGAGATIRTVVNINAGGKTRLSGMIAGIMLLLIMLALSDVASKIPAAVLAGILVTVGIGVMDYKGLKAIPSLPRDIKFGPLKLSSEVLIMLIVLLLSTFWDLIYAVGIGLVIASLMFMKKIGDLTAERSDVKSLKEEAWADEGGFPENLKEEVFIKHLKGPLFFGSTSDFQALTEQIPKTAKTVILRLGRMQYMDQSGLYAMEDMLLDLKKSEVEVLFVGLLKQPRYMMERIDIIPDFIPNEHIFKDFKTCIKWVKNNVEDKN